Proteins from one Acropora muricata isolate sample 2 chromosome 9, ASM3666990v1, whole genome shotgun sequence genomic window:
- the LOC136929886 gene encoding trace amine-associated receptor 13c-like: protein MRNCSERDQEDELIVSSIITSVVMMASVCGNSLLIIVFCKFSSQRTASNVLVMGLVIADSLIPIVFILYLADTLMPHGSDRCDRKQLCKVSAWFSIILMAVIVLHLTLISVERFIAVKFSLRYHSILTNRRAVMASVAMWLWAVLVTAVFPQALRADENETFDRFVVSLYPCYPRLCSQSRGTFASAKAYNTFLLIIPLGIPLLTILSSYGYVFVVSRNHRRRINAQDSNPAQLSTIKQEFKVTLILAVVVFLCLLSFLPLFILSIISFQFENTNRDNSNCYFFRLRRCKKYAYLVALGLNAICNPLIYGLGNRRLRVAIRKLLKCNNLDEN, encoded by the coding sequence ATGAGGAATTGTTCAGAACGGGATCAAGAAGACGAGCTAATCGTATCCAGCATCATCACATCCGTGGTGATGATGGCAAGTGTGTGCGGAAACTCGCTACTGATCATAGTGTTTTGCAAGTTTTCCAGCCAGCGCACGGCGTCTAATGTGCTTGTTATGGGATTGGTCATCGCTGATAGCTTGATACCGATCGTTTTTATCCTTTACCTTGCCGACACTTTAATGCCACACGGTAGCGATAGATGTGATAGAAAGCAGCTATGCAAAGTTAGCGCCTGGTTCAGTATTATACTTATGGCAGTCATCGTTCTTCATCTTACGTTGATCAGCGTGGAGCGTTTCATTGCTGTGAAGTTCTCTTTGCGGTACCACTCTATCTTGACCAATCGTCGAGCGGTGATGGCTTCGGTCGCAATGTGGCTGTGGGCTGTGTTGGTAACTGCAGTCTTTCCACAAGCTCTGAGGGCAGACGAAAACGAGACCTTTGATAGGTTTGTTGTATCTCTCTACCCATGCTACCCTAGACTTTGCTCACAGAGTAGGGGAACATTCGCATCAGCTAAGGCGTATAACACCTTTTTGCTCATAATACCTCTAGGTATTCCTTTATTGACCATTCTTTCCTCGTACGGCTACGTCTTTGTGGTGTCCCGTAATCATCGGAGACGCATCAATGCACAGGACAGCAACCCTGCACAACTGTCCACGATAAAACAAGAATTCAAAGTTACTCTCATCCTCGCTGTTGTTGTCTTTCTGTGCCTTCTGAGTTTCCTGCCATTGTTCATCTTGTCAATTATTTCCTTCCAGTTTGAAAATACCAACCGTGATAACTCAAATTGCTATTTCTTTCGCTTGAGACGTTGCAAAAAGTACGCCTACCTCGTAGCGTTGGGTTTGAACGCCATCTGTAATCCTCTCATCTACGGCTTGGGTAACCGACGGCTCAGGGTTGCTATTCGAAAATTGCTGAAATGCAATAACCTTGATGAAAACTAA